The stretch of DNA CATTAGGTTGACTACAGCAAGTCAAGATCTCACCTTTGCGAACAAAGGCCAGTGGTTCATTTAAATATTCAACTGAACCACTTTTCAACTTACATCTACAAGCGCCACAAAAACCTTCTCGGCAATGATACAGCATGTCTACGCCATTAGACTGTAATGAATCGAGCAACGTTTTATCTGAGCTTGTATACTCAAAATCAGTATCAGCTTTGTCACTTCGAGTTACATGAACTTTTGCCATATAAAGAATTGTAATTGATGACTCAATTACAATTCAAAACCGTCAAACGCTGCCGCGTTTACTTCAGAGTCGATTTGACCCACCAAGTAAGAGCTAATTTCAGCTTCTTGTGGAGCAACTTGTACGTTATCTGATTCTAAGTATTTATTCATCCATGGCAATGGGTTGCTTTTTACATCAAACATAGTCGGCATACCAATAGCGGCCATACGATGATTTGCGATGTATTCAACATACTGACAAAGAATCTCTTCATTTAAACCTATCATTGAGCCATCTTTAAATAGGTAAGTCGCCCATTCTTTTTCTTGCTCAACTGCTTTAAGGAAGATTTGCTGTGCTTCAGCAAAACACTCAACACTGATTTCTTGCATTTCTGGATCGTCTTGCCCATCAGCCCACAAGTTAATGATGTGTTGCGTAGAGGTTAAATGAAGGTTTTCGTCACGCGCGATCAAGCGAATAATTTTTGAGTTGCCTTCCATGATTTCACGTTCTGCGAATGCAAAAGTACAAGCAAAGCTTACGTAAAAACGGATAGCTTCAAGCGCATTAATAGAATTTACAGCAAGATAAAGCTTTTTCTTTAATTCGCGAGTTGTAACATTATACTCAACGCCTTCAATAGTATGCTTGCCTTCACCTAGTGTTTGAAATAACTGTGTGTGAAATATTAAATCATCGTAATATTGAGATATATCAGTAGCACGCTTGAGTATCTCTTCATTTCTAACTATATCATCAAAGATCGGGCTAGGGTCGTTAAACAAATTTCGAAGGATGTGTGTATATGAACGTGAGTGAATAGTTTCACTAAAAGACCATGTTTCAATCCAAGTTTCTAATTCTGGTAAAGACGTTATTGGTAAAAGAGCTACGTTAGGGCTTCGACCTTGAACAGAATCTAACAGCGTTTGATACTTTAAATTAGAAATAAAGATATGTTTTTCACTTTCTGTCATAGACTGGAAATCGGCTCTGTCACGACTTACGTCAATCTCTTCTGGACGCCAGAAAAAAGAAAGTTGTTTTTCAATTAGCTTCTCGAAAATGGAATGACGTTGCTGGTCGTAACGAGCAACGTTGACCGTTTCGCCAAAAAACATCGGCTGCTCTAGTGGATTAACATCTTTTTGATTAAAAGTGGTATAACGCATTATCTTTACTCTATTTAATTAGGTTATGAATGGCGTGTAATTAAATTTTACACGCACCGCCTTCACAGTCTTCATCGTCTTCAATTACAACTGTTGTTGGAGGCTCTACCGATTTTGTTTTGCCACCATCAGTTACCGTACCAGCTTGGTCACGAGTGTTATGGTAGTAAAGTGTTTTTACGCCATATTTATAAGCCATCAACAAGTCTTTCAATAACTGCTGCATAGGCACTCTATGATCAGGGTAATTGCTTGGATCATAATTTGTGTTTGCAGATATCGTTTGGTCAATAAACTTCTGCATAATACCGACAAGCTGCAAATAACCAGTGTTATTTTCTAGGCTCCACAACAATTCATATTGGTCACGTAATGTAGCAATTTCTGGTACTACTTGCTTAAGAATACCGTCTTTACTTGCTTTTATAGAAATCAAACCACGCGGTGGCTCAATACCATTAGTAGCATTTGAAATCTGTGATGAAGTTTCAGAAGGCATCAATGCAGAAAGTGTAGAATTACGTAAACCATACTTAACCATGTCTGCGCGCAAGCCTTCCCAATCTAAATGTAAAGGCTCATCACAAAACTCATCTACTGCTTTTTTATAAGTATCTATTGGTAAGATACCTTGAGAATAGGTGGTCTCATTAAACTTAGGACAAGCCCCTTGCTCTTTTGCTAAAACATTCGATGCTTTTAATAGGTAATACTGAATGGCTTCAAAGGTTCTGTGCGTAAGGTTGTTGCCAGAACCATCCGAATACTTAGCACCATTCTTGGCTAGGTAGTAGGCCATATTAATAACGCCTATACCTAGAGTACGACGACCCATAGTTGCATTTTTAGCAGCAATTACTGGGTAATCTTGATAATCAAGTAAGTTATCTAAAGCACGAACAGCAAGTTCTGCCAACTCTTCTAATTCATCTAAAGAGTCAATGGCTCCTAAGTTAAATGCAGACAGTGTACACAAGGCAATCTCACCTTCTTCATCATTAATGTGCTGAAGCGGTTTAGTTGGCAATGCGATTTCTAAACAAAGGTTACTTTGTCTAACTGGCGCTAATTTAGGATTAAAAGGACTGTGTGTATTACAGTGATCGACGTTCTGTAAATAAATACGGCCTGTGCTAGCACGTTCGTTTAGGAACAAGCTAAATAACTCAATAGCTTTTATACGTTTCTTACGAATACTTTCATCGTTTTCGTATTTTACATATAACTCTTCGAACTTGTCCTGGTCTTCGAAGTAAGCATCGTATAAGCCAGGAACATCAGATGGACTGAACAACGTAATGTAATCATCTTTAATCAAACGAGAATACATAGTGCGGTTAAACTGTACGCCGTAATCTAAGTGGCGAACTCGGTTTTCTTCAACACCGCGGTTGTTTTTAAGTACTAAAAGAGACTCTACTTCTAAGTGCCAAAGTGGATAGAATAGGGTAGCGGCACCACCACGTACACCACCTTGCGAACAACTTTTAACGGCTGTTTGAAAATGTTTGTAAAAAGGGATACAGCCTGTATGGAAAGCCTCGCCGTTTCTAATAGAGCTACCTAGGGCTCTAATACGACCAGCATTGATACCAATACCAGCGCGTTGGCTTACATACTTTACTATAGCGGACGACGTTGCGTTAATTGAGTCCAAATTATCGCCAGCTTCAATTAGAACACACGAGCTAAATTGACGAGTTGGTGTGCGCACACCAGACATAATCGGTGTTGGTAAAGAAATTTTAAACTGTGAAGCAGCATCATAAAAACGACGAATGTAATCTAATCGAGTGTCTGCTGGATACTTAGCAAAAAGGCAAGCTGCTACAAGGACATATAGGAACTGTGCACTTTCATAAATTTCACCGGTAACTCGGTTTTGAACTAAGTATTTCCCTTCTAGTTGTTTTACCGCTGCATAGCTAAAATCAAGATCGCGGTTATGGACCATAAACTCGTCCATCGCATCGAATTCTGCTTCGGTAAAGTCTGCGAGCAAATGCTCGTCATAACGCTTATCTGCAACCATCTTTTTAACATGATCGTACAAACGAGGTGGCTCAAACTGACCATACGCTTTTTTACGTAGATGAAACACAGCTAAACGCGCTGACATATATTGATAGTCAGGGCTGGTTTCTGAAATCAGATCTGCGGCTGCTTTGATAATAGTTTCATGGATGTCTTCTGTTTTAATGCCGTCATAAAATTGTATATGAGAGCGAATTTCAACTTCAGATACAGATACATTATCTAGACCTTTAGCGGCCCAAGTAATGACTCTATGGATTTTATCTAAGTCGAGAGGTTCTTTAGAACCGTCTCGTTTGCTAACAGAAAGGCTGGTATTCATCTGGCCTGCTTGTCCTTTATTTTTATTGTATGCGCACGGATTATGCTAATCGTATTAACATTAACCAATTATTTTACCCATTGGATAAAAACACATCATATAGTGTTTTAATTATTACAGTGCCACAAGATAGAGTGTGTTGAGTCTCAATGCAACCCTAAATGTTGTGGTAAATATAGCCACTTTTTTACAGGGTAAGTGTTCCCTAACGCTATGACAATTACTGTCAAATACCGACAGAAAAAATCTAGTTAAAAACTAAAAAAAGATCTTTTTTTTTATTCGAAAAAATTCATAAAAAAGGGCTCAAAACGAGCCCACTTTAGTTACAGTTTTTCACAGTAGATTAAATAGTTTACATCTACTCCAGGTTTAATCTTAAACTGCTCGGTAAACGGATTAAAATGTACACCTACTGCTTCTTTTACCTTTACACCATGCCGTTCAGCCCATCCAATGAGTTGGGCTGGTTTTATAAACTTATCAAAGTCATGCGTTCCGTCAGGAACGATTTTTAATAACTTTTCTGCGGCAATAATCGCTAATAAATAACTCTTTAATGTTTTATCAAGCGTTGAGAAAAATACCTTTCCT from Psychrosphaera aestuarii encodes:
- the yfaE gene encoding class I ribonucleotide reductase maintenance protein YfaE; protein product: MAKVHVTRSDKADTDFEYTSSDKTLLDSLQSNGVDMLYHCREGFCGACRCKLKSGSVEYLNEPLAFVRKGEILTCCSQPNEDIEIELL
- the nrdA gene encoding class 1a ribonucleoside-diphosphate reductase subunit alpha, which gives rise to MNTSLSVSKRDGSKEPLDLDKIHRVITWAAKGLDNVSVSEVEIRSHIQFYDGIKTEDIHETIIKAAADLISETSPDYQYMSARLAVFHLRKKAYGQFEPPRLYDHVKKMVADKRYDEHLLADFTEAEFDAMDEFMVHNRDLDFSYAAVKQLEGKYLVQNRVTGEIYESAQFLYVLVAACLFAKYPADTRLDYIRRFYDAASQFKISLPTPIMSGVRTPTRQFSSCVLIEAGDNLDSINATSSAIVKYVSQRAGIGINAGRIRALGSSIRNGEAFHTGCIPFYKHFQTAVKSCSQGGVRGGAATLFYPLWHLEVESLLVLKNNRGVEENRVRHLDYGVQFNRTMYSRLIKDDYITLFSPSDVPGLYDAYFEDQDKFEELYVKYENDESIRKKRIKAIELFSLFLNERASTGRIYLQNVDHCNTHSPFNPKLAPVRQSNLCLEIALPTKPLQHINDEEGEIALCTLSAFNLGAIDSLDELEELAELAVRALDNLLDYQDYPVIAAKNATMGRRTLGIGVINMAYYLAKNGAKYSDGSGNNLTHRTFEAIQYYLLKASNVLAKEQGACPKFNETTYSQGILPIDTYKKAVDEFCDEPLHLDWEGLRADMVKYGLRNSTLSALMPSETSSQISNATNGIEPPRGLISIKASKDGILKQVVPEIATLRDQYELLWSLENNTGYLQLVGIMQKFIDQTISANTNYDPSNYPDHRVPMQQLLKDLLMAYKYGVKTLYYHNTRDQAGTVTDGGKTKSVEPPTTVVIEDDEDCEGGACKI
- the nrdB gene encoding class Ia ribonucleoside-diphosphate reductase subunit beta encodes the protein MRYTTFNQKDVNPLEQPMFFGETVNVARYDQQRHSIFEKLIEKQLSFFWRPEEIDVSRDRADFQSMTESEKHIFISNLKYQTLLDSVQGRSPNVALLPITSLPELETWIETWSFSETIHSRSYTHILRNLFNDPSPIFDDIVRNEEILKRATDISQYYDDLIFHTQLFQTLGEGKHTIEGVEYNVTTRELKKKLYLAVNSINALEAIRFYVSFACTFAFAEREIMEGNSKIIRLIARDENLHLTSTQHIINLWADGQDDPEMQEISVECFAEAQQIFLKAVEQEKEWATYLFKDGSMIGLNEEILCQYVEYIANHRMAAIGMPTMFDVKSNPLPWMNKYLESDNVQVAPQEAEISSYLVGQIDSEVNAAAFDGFEL